Proteins encoded within one genomic window of Pongo pygmaeus isolate AG05252 chromosome 18, NHGRI_mPonPyg2-v2.0_pri, whole genome shotgun sequence:
- the SLX4 gene encoding structure-specific endonuclease subunit SLX4 isoform X2, with product MKLSVNEAQLGFYLGSLSHLSVCPRIDPRSSEDQPESLKTGQMMDESDEDFKELCASFFQRVKKHGIKEVSGERKTQKAASNGTQIRSKLKRTKQTATKTKTLQGPAEKKPSSGSQAPRTKKQGVTKWQASEPALSVNGEGGVLASAADPPVLWETAQNTQTGNRQEPSPNLSREKTRENVPNSDSQPPPSCLTTAVPSPSKPRTAQLVLQRMQQFKRADPERLRHASEECSLEAVQEENVPKNPQEEMMAGNVYGLGPPAPESDAAAALTLQQEFARVGASARDDSLEEKGLFFCQICQKNLSAMNVTRREQHVNRCLDEAEKTLRPSVPQIPECPICGKPFLTLKSRTSHLKQCAVKMEVGPQLLLQAVRLQTAQPEGSSSPPVFSFSDHSRGLKRRGPTSKKGPRKRRKVDEAPSKDLLVAMALSRSEMEPGAAVPALRLESAFSERIRPEAEKKSRKKKPPVSPPLLLVQDSETTGRQIEDRVALLLSEEVELSSTPPLPASRILKEGWERAGQCPPPPERKQSFLWEGSALTGAWAMEAFYTARLVPPLVPQRPAQGLMQEPVPPLVPPEHSELGERRSPALHGTPTAGCGSRGPSPSASQREHQALQDLVDLAREGLSASPWPGSGGLAGSEGTAGLDVVPSGLPLTGFVVSSQDKHLDRGGRTSLSLGLLVADFGAMVNNPHLSDVQFQMDSGEVLYAHKFVLYARCPLLIQYVNNEGFSAVEDGVLTQRVLLGDVSTEAARTFLHYLYTADTGLPPGLSSELSSLAHRFGVSELVHLCEQVPIATDSEGELWEKEAEHCESRAENFQELLRSMWADEEEEAETLLKSKDHEEDQENMNEAEMEEIYEFAATQRKLLQEERAAGAGEDADWLEGGSPASGQLLASVQVQKQWDKVEEMEPGTDEATTTWEKVGHCTLPPSQGQHSGARGAEAPEQEVPEEALGHSSCSSPSRDCRAERKEGSLPHSDDASDYEQLFSSIQGDISEPSQITSEPEEQSGAVRERGLEVSHRLAPWQSSPPHPCRFLLGPPQGRSPRGSHHPHHVSGSSLSTPRSRGGTSQVGSPTLLSPAVPSKQKKDRSILTLSKEPGHQKGKERRSVLECRNKGVLMFPEKSLSIDLTQSNPDHSSSRSQKSSSKLNKEDEVILLLDSDEELELEQTKMKSISSDPLEERKALEISPRSCELFSVIDVDADQEPSQSPPRREAVLQQEDEGALPQNRGSLGSRGAPWLFCDRESSPSEASTTDTSWLVPATPLASRSRDCSSQTQISSLRSGLAVQAVTQHTPRASVGNREGNEAAQKFSVIRPQTPPPQTPSSCLTPVSPGTSDGRRQGHRSPSRPHPGGHPHSSPLAPHPISGDRAHFSRRFLKHSQPEPSFLNQTTASEVVEVGDSDDEQEVASHQANSSPPLDSDPPIPIDDCCWHMEPLSPIPIDHWNLERTGPLSTSSPSRRMKEAANSHDCCSPGLLDTTPIRGSCTTQRKLQEKSSGAGSPGNSRPSFLNSALWDVWDGEEQRPPETPPPAQMLSAGGAQKPEGLETPSANRKKNLPPKVPITPMPQYSIMETPVLKKELDRLAVFKACCPQWSFPSHEFGVRPLPKRQMVLKLKEIFQYTHQTLDSDSEDESQSSQPLLQAPRCQTLASQTHKPSRAGVHAQQEATTGPGAHRPKGPAKTKGPRHPRKHHESITPPSRSPTKEAPPGLDDDAKIPASQESVATSVDGSDSSLSSQSSSSCEFGAAFESAGEEEEGEEEVSASQAAMQAADTDEALRCYIRSKPALYQKVLLYQPFELGELQAELKQNGLRVSSRRLLDFLDTHCITFTTAATRREKLQGRRRQPRGKKKTERN from the exons ATGAAACTGAGTGTGAATGAGGCTCAGCTAGGCTTTTACTTGGGTTCACTTTCTCATCTGTCTGTATGTCCCAGGATTGACCCTCGCTCCTCTGAAGACCAGCCTGAAAGCCTTAAAACTGGTCAGATGATGGATGAGTCTGATGAGGACTTTAAAGAACTCTGTGCTAGCTTTTTCCAAAGAGtgaaaaaacatggaatcaaGGAAGTGTCAGGAGAAAGGAAGACACAAAAGGCCGCCTCAAACGGCACTCAGATAAGAAGCAAATTGAAAAGGACCAAACAAACTGCTACCAAGACCAAAACCCTTCAAGGCCCTGCAGAGAAGAAACCTTCATCTGGCAGCCAGGCCCCTAGGACTAAAAAGCAAGGGGTAACCAAATGGCAAGCAAGTGAACCGGCCCTCTCTGTGAATGGGGAGGGGGGTGTGCTTGCCTCTGCTGCAGATCCGCCTGTGCTCTGGGAAACAGCACAAAACACCCAGACGGGTAACCGGCAAGAACCATCGCCAAACCTTTCCAGAGAGAAAACCAGAG AGAATGTGCCCAACAGCGActcccagcctcctccttccTGTTTGACAACAGCAGTGCCAAGTCCCTCCAAACCCCGCACAGCACAATTGGTCCTACAGCGAATGCAGCAGTTCAAGAGAGCAGACCCCGAGCGTTTGAGACACGCTTCAGAAGAGTGCTCCCTTGAGGCTGTGCAGGAAGAAAATGTCCCAAAGAATCCTCAAGAGGAGATGATGGCAGGGAATG TGTATGGGCTTGGGCCCCCTGCCCCAGAGAGCGACGCTGCGGCGGCCTTGACCCTGCAGCAGGAGTTTGCACGGGTAGGAGCATCGGCACGTGATGATAGCCTGGAGGAAAAGGGTTTGTTCTTCTGCCAGATTTGTCAAAAGAACCTCTCAGCCATGAACGTGACCCGAAGGGAACAGCATGTGAACAG GTGCTTGGATGAAGCTGAAAAGACACTAAGACCTTCCGTGCCTCAGATCCCTGAGTGCCCGATTTGTGGGAAACCGTTTCTTACCTTAAAGAGCAGAACCAGTCACTTGAAGCAGTGTGCTGTGAAGATGGAGGTTGGCCCCCAGCTCCTGCTGCAGGCTGTGCGGCTGCAGACAGCACAGCCCGAGGGGAGCAGCAGCCCGCCCGTGTTCAG CTTCAGTGATCACAGTAGAGGTCTGAAACGGAGAGGACCCACCAGCAAGAAGGGGCCAAGGAAGAGGCGGAAGGTGGACGAGGCACCGTCCAAGGACCTGCTGGTGGCCATGGCTCTGTCCCGGTCGGAGATGGAGCCAGGTGCGGCTGTGCCAGCACTCAGGCTGGAAAGTGCCTTTTCTGAGAGGATAAGACCAGAAGCAG AGAAGAAAAGTCGCAAGAAGAAACCCCCGGTGTCCCCCCCATTGTTGTTAGTCCAGGACTCTGAAACCACAGGCCGACAGATAGAGGACCGTGTGGCCCTGCTCCTCTCTGAGGAAGTGGAATTGTCTAGCACACCACCACTTCCTGCCAGCAGGATTTTAAAGGAAGGGTGGGAAAGAGCGGGCCAGTGTCCTCCTCCACCTGAACGCAAGCAGAGCTTTCTGTGGGAGGGCAGCGCACTGACTGGGGCCTGGGCCATGGAGGCCTTCTACACGGCCAGGCTGGTCCCTCCTCTTGTGCCCCAGCGGCCTGCCCAG GGCCTCATGCAGGAGCCCGTGCCGCCTCTGGTGCCACCTGAGCACTCAGAGCTGGGTGAGCGAAGGTCACCTGCTCTCCACGGCACCCCCACTGCAGGCTGTGGCTCCAGGGGCCCGTCGCCTTCGGCCAGCCAGAGGGAGCACCAGGCCCTGCAGGACCTCGTGGACCTGGCGAGGGAGGGACTGAGCGCCAGCCCGTGGCCCGGCAGTGGGGGCCTGGCTGGCTCGGAAGGGACTGCAG GGTTGGACGTGGTGCCCAGCGGCCTTCCTCTGACTGGGTTTGTGGTGTCATCGCAGGACAAGCACCTGGACAGGGGCGGCCGCACCTCG CTCTCCCTTGGGCTGCTGGTTGCTGACTTTGGCGCCATGGTCAATAACCCACACCTGAGTGACGTCCAGTTCCAGATGGACAGCGGGGAGGTGCTTTACGCCCACAAGTTCGTGCTTTATGCCCGATGCCCACTCCTCATCCAGTAT GTGAACAATGAAGGCTTCTCCGCTGTAGAGGACGGGGTTCTGACCCAGCGTGTCCTGCTGGGTGACGTGAGCACCGAGGCCGCCCGCACGTTCCTGCACTATCTCTACACCGCGGACACTGGCCTTCCTCCTGGCCTTAGCTCTGAGCTGAGCTCCCTGGCCCACAG GTTTGGCGTGAGCGAGCTCGTTCACCTGTGCGAACAGGTGCCTATTGCCACGGACTCAGAGGGCGAACTGTGggagaaggaagcagagcatTGCGAAAGCAGGGCTGAGAATTTCCAGGAACTCTTGAGGTCAATGTGGGCAGATGAAGAGGAGGAAGCGGAGACTTTGTTGAAATCCAAGGACCATGAAGAAGATCAAGAAAACATGAATGAAGCAGAAATGGAAGAAATTTATGAATTTGCAGCTACTCAGCGAAAGCTGCTCCAGGAAGAAAGGGCAGCGGGTGCCGGCGAGGACGCTGACTGGCTGGAGGGTGGCAGTCCGGCTTCTGGGCAGCTCCTAGCAAGTGTCCAGGTGCAGAAACAGTGGGACAAGGTGGAGGAGATGGAGCCAGGAACAGACGAGGCCACCACCACCTGGGAGAAGGTGGGACACTGCACTCTCCCGCCATCCCAGGGCCAGCACTCAGGGGCACGGGGAGCAGAGGCCCCTGAGCAGGAGGTGCCAGAGGAGGCGCTTGGCcattccagctgctccagccctTCCAGGGACTGCCgggcagagagaaaagaaggctCCCTTCCGCACTCAGATGATGCCAGTGATTACGAACAGCTCTTCTCATCAATTCAGGGAGACATCTCAGAGCCGTCCCAAATAACAAGTGAGCCCGAGGAACAAAGTGGCGCTGTCAGGGAAAGGGGGCTGGAGGTTTCTCATCGCCTGGCTCCCTGGCAGTCGTCTCCACCGCACCCGTGCCGCTTCCTACTGGGGCCTCCCCAGGGCAGGAGTCCCCGCGGGTCTCATCACCCTCATCACGTAAGTGGGTCATCCCTGTCGACACCCCGGTCCCGTGGCGGAACTTCCCAGGTGGGCTCCCCAACCTTGCTGTCTCCAGCTGTGCCATCAAAGCAGAAAAAGGACAGGAGCATCCTCACGCTATCTAAAGAGCCAGGGCACCAGAAAGGCAAAGAGCGTCGGTCCGTGCTGGAGTGCAGAAATAAGGGGGTCCTGATGTTCCCAGAAAAATCTCTGTCCATTGACCTAACCCAGTCAAATCCTGACCATTCGAGCTCCAGATCTCAGAAATCTTCATCCAAACTGAACAAAGAAGATGAGGTCATCCTCTTACTGGACTCGGATGAGGAGCTGGAGCTAGAACAAACCAAAATGAAGTCTATTTCTAGTGATCCTCTGGAAGAAAGGAAAGCTCTAGAAATTAGCCCTAGGTCCTGTGAGCTGTTTTCCGTCATTGATGTTGATGCAGATCAGGAACCTTCCCAGAGCCCACCAAGAAGGGAAGCTGTGCTGCAGCAGGAGGATGAGGGGGCGCTGCCGCAGAATCGGGGCTCTTTGGGCAGCAGAGGGGCTCCCTGGCTGTTCTGTGACCGTGAGAGCAGCCCCAGCGAGGCCAGCACCACAGACACCTCGTGGCTGGTGCCCGCCACCCCGCTGGCCAGCAGAAGCCGCGACTGTTCTTCCCAGACCCAAATCAGCAGCCTCAGAAGCGGGCTGGCCGTGCAGGCGGTGACTCAGCACACGCCCAGGGCCTCCGTAGGAAACAGGGAAGGGAACGAAGCCGCACAGAAGTTTTCTGTCATCAGGCCCCAGACACCACCGCCCCAGACACCGTCCTCATGCCTCACTCCTGTCTCTCCAGGAACTTCTGACGGCAGAAGGCAAGGCCACAGAAGCCCTTCCCGTCCGCACCCCGGGGGCCACCCGCACTCCTCTCCGCTGGCTCCACATCCCATTTCAGGGGACCGCGCCCACTTTAGCAGGCGATTCCTGAAACACTCGCAGCCTGAGCCAAGCTTCCTGAACCAGACCACAGCGAGTGAAGTGGTGGAAGTCGGAGACAGTGACGATGAGCAGGAGGTGGCCTCCCATCAGGCCAACAGCAGCCCCCCACTGGACAGTGACCCCCCAATTCCAATTGATGACTGCTGCTGGCACATGGAGCCCCTCTCGCCAATTCCCATTGACCACTGGAACCTGGAGCGGACCGGCCCCCTGAGCACCAGCAGCCCCAGCCGCAGGATGAAGGAGGCCGCCAACAGCCATGACTGTTGCTCCCCGGGACTCCTGGACACCACCCCAATCCGAGGAAGCTGCACTACCCAGAGGAAATTGCAAGAGAAGTCCTCGGGCGCGGGCTCCCCGGGGAACAGCAGGCCGAGCTTTCTGAATTCGGCTCTGTGGGATGTTTGGGATGGGGAAGAGCAGAGGCCTCCAGAGACCCCTCCTCCGGCCCAGATGCTAAGCGCCGGTGGAGCTCAGAAGCCCGAAGGGTTAGAGACACCCA GTGCTAATCGGAAGAAGAACTTGCCCCCCAAAGTGCCCATAACGCCAATGCCACAGTATTCCATTATGGAGACACCGGTGCTGAAGAAGGAACTGGATAGGTTGGCGGTCTTCAAAGCTTGTTGCCCACAGTGGTCTTTTCCCTCCCACGA GTTTGGAGTCCGCCCTCTGCCTAAACGCCAGATGGTTCTGAAGCTGAAGGAGATATTCCAGTACACTCACCAGACCCTGGACTCAGACTCCGAGGACGAGAGCCAGTCCTCACAGCCGCTATTGCAGGCACCTCGCTGCCAGACCCTCGCCTCCCAGACCCACAAGCCTTCAAGGGCAGGGGTCCATGCCCAGCAGGAGGCCACCACAGGACCCGGGGCCCATAGGCCCAAAGGACCTGCTAAGACCAAGGGCCCCCGACATCCAAGGAAGCATCATGAAAGCATCACACCCCCAAGCAGGTCGCCCACCAAGGAGGCACCTCCAGGCCTCGATGATGACGCCAAGATCCCAGCCTCTCAAGAATCCGTGGCCACCTCTGTGGATGGCAGTGACAGCTCCTTGAGCTCACAGAG TTCTTCCTCCTGTGAGTTTGGAGCGGCATTTGAGTCTGCAGGTGAAGAGGAGGAGGGCGAGGAGGAGGTCAGTGCCTCACAGGCAGCCATGCAGGCGGCGGACACGGACGAGGCGCTGAGATGCTACATCCGCTCCAAGCCGGCCCTGTACCAGAAGGTGCTGCTGTACCAGCCCTTTGAGCTGGGGGAGCTGCAGGCAGAGCTGAAGCAGAACGGCCTCCGTGTGTCCTCGCGCAGGCTGTTGGACTTCCTTGACACCCACTGTATCACCTTTACCACTGCCGCCACCCGCAGGGAGAAGCTCCAGGGCAGGAGGCGGCAGCCTCGGGGCAAGAAGAAGACGGAGCGGAACTGA
- the SLX4 gene encoding structure-specific endonuclease subunit SLX4 isoform X3 codes for MKLSVNEAQLGFYLGSLSHLSVCPRIDPRSSEDQPESLKTGQMMDESDEDFKELCASFFQRVKKHGIKEVSGERKTQKAASNGTQIRSKLKRTKQTATKTKTLQGPAEKKPSSGSQAPRTKKQGVTKWQASEPALSVNGEGGVLASAADPPVLWETAQNTQTGNRQEPSPNLSREKTRENVPNSDSQPPPSCLTTAVPSPSKPRTAQLVLQRMQQFKRADPERLRHASEECSLEAVQEENVPKNPQEEMMAGNVYGLGPPAPESDAAAALTLQQEFARVGASARDDSLEEKGLFFCQICQKNLSAMNVTRREQHVNRCLDEAEKTLRPSVPQIPECPICGKPFLTLKSRTSHLKQCAVKMEVGPQLLLQAVRLQTAQPEGSSSPPVFSFSDHSRGLKRRGPTSKKGPRKRRKVDEAPSKDLLVAMALSRSEMEPGAAVPALRLESAFSERIRPEAEKKSRKKKPPVSPPLLLVQDSETTGRQIEDRVALLLSEEVELSSTPPLPASRILKEGWERAGQCPPPPERKQSFLWEGSALTGAWAMEAFYTARLVPPLVPQRPAQGLMQEPVPPLVPPEHSELGERRSPALHGTPTAGCGSRGPSPSASQREHQALQDLVDLAREGLSASPWPGSGGLAGSEGTAGLDVVPSGLPLTGFVVSSQDKHLDRGGRTSLSLGLLVADFGAMVNNPHLSDVQFQMDSGEVLYAHKFVLYARCPLLIQYVNNEGFSAVEDGVLTQRVLLGDVSTEAARTFLHYLYTADTGLPPGLSSELSSLAHRFGVSELVHLCEQVPIATDSEGELWEKEAEHCESRAENFQELLRSMWADEEEEAETLLKSKDHEEDQENMNEAEMEEIYEFAATQRKLLQEERAAGAGEDADWLEGGSPASGQLLASVQVQKQWDKVEEMEPGTDEATTTWEKVGHCTLPPSQGQHSGARGAEAPEQEVPEEALGHSSCSSPSRDCRAERKEGSLPHSDDASDYEQLFSSIQGDISEPSQITSEPEEQSGAVRERGLEVSHRLAPWQSSPPHPCRFLLGPPQGRSPRGSHHPHHVSGSSLSTPRSRGGTSQVGSPTLLSPAVPSKQKKDRSILTLSKEPGHQKGKERRSVLECRNKGVLMFPEKSLSIDLTQSNPDHSSSRSQKSSSKLNKEDEVILLLDSDEELELEQTKMKSISSDPLEERKALEISPRSCELFSVIDVDADQEPSQSPPRREAVLQQEDEGALPQNRGSLGSRGAPWLFCDRESSPSEASTTDTSWLVPATPLASRSRDCSSQTQISSLRSGLAVQAVTQHTPRASVGNREGNEAAQKFSVIRPQTPPPQTPSSCLTPVSPGTSDGRRQGHRSPSRPHPGGHPHSSPLAPHPISGDRAHFSRRFLKHSQPEPSFLNQTTASEVVEVGDSDDEQEVASHQANSSPPLDSDPPIPIDDCCWHMEPLSPIPIDHWNLERTGPLSTSSPSRRMKEAANSHDCCSPGLLDTTPIRGSCTTQRKLQEKSSGAGSPGNSRPSFLNSALWDVWDGEEQRPPETPPPAQMLSAGGAQKPEGLETPKGANRKKNLPPKVPITPMPQYSIMETPVLKKELDRFGVRPLPKRQMVLKLKEIFQYTHQTLDSDSEDESQSSQPLLQAPRCQTLASQTHKPSRAGVHAQQEATTGPGAHRPKGPAKTKGPRHPRKHHESITPPSRSPTKEAPPGLDDDAKIPASQESVATSVDGSDSSLSSQSSSSCEFGAAFESAGEEEEGEEEVSASQAAMQAADTDEALRCYIRSKPALYQKVLLYQPFELGELQAELKQNGLRVSSRRLLDFLDTHCITFTTAATRREKLQGRRRQPRGKKKTERN; via the exons ATGAAACTGAGTGTGAATGAGGCTCAGCTAGGCTTTTACTTGGGTTCACTTTCTCATCTGTCTGTATGTCCCAGGATTGACCCTCGCTCCTCTGAAGACCAGCCTGAAAGCCTTAAAACTGGTCAGATGATGGATGAGTCTGATGAGGACTTTAAAGAACTCTGTGCTAGCTTTTTCCAAAGAGtgaaaaaacatggaatcaaGGAAGTGTCAGGAGAAAGGAAGACACAAAAGGCCGCCTCAAACGGCACTCAGATAAGAAGCAAATTGAAAAGGACCAAACAAACTGCTACCAAGACCAAAACCCTTCAAGGCCCTGCAGAGAAGAAACCTTCATCTGGCAGCCAGGCCCCTAGGACTAAAAAGCAAGGGGTAACCAAATGGCAAGCAAGTGAACCGGCCCTCTCTGTGAATGGGGAGGGGGGTGTGCTTGCCTCTGCTGCAGATCCGCCTGTGCTCTGGGAAACAGCACAAAACACCCAGACGGGTAACCGGCAAGAACCATCGCCAAACCTTTCCAGAGAGAAAACCAGAG AGAATGTGCCCAACAGCGActcccagcctcctccttccTGTTTGACAACAGCAGTGCCAAGTCCCTCCAAACCCCGCACAGCACAATTGGTCCTACAGCGAATGCAGCAGTTCAAGAGAGCAGACCCCGAGCGTTTGAGACACGCTTCAGAAGAGTGCTCCCTTGAGGCTGTGCAGGAAGAAAATGTCCCAAAGAATCCTCAAGAGGAGATGATGGCAGGGAATG TGTATGGGCTTGGGCCCCCTGCCCCAGAGAGCGACGCTGCGGCGGCCTTGACCCTGCAGCAGGAGTTTGCACGGGTAGGAGCATCGGCACGTGATGATAGCCTGGAGGAAAAGGGTTTGTTCTTCTGCCAGATTTGTCAAAAGAACCTCTCAGCCATGAACGTGACCCGAAGGGAACAGCATGTGAACAG GTGCTTGGATGAAGCTGAAAAGACACTAAGACCTTCCGTGCCTCAGATCCCTGAGTGCCCGATTTGTGGGAAACCGTTTCTTACCTTAAAGAGCAGAACCAGTCACTTGAAGCAGTGTGCTGTGAAGATGGAGGTTGGCCCCCAGCTCCTGCTGCAGGCTGTGCGGCTGCAGACAGCACAGCCCGAGGGGAGCAGCAGCCCGCCCGTGTTCAG CTTCAGTGATCACAGTAGAGGTCTGAAACGGAGAGGACCCACCAGCAAGAAGGGGCCAAGGAAGAGGCGGAAGGTGGACGAGGCACCGTCCAAGGACCTGCTGGTGGCCATGGCTCTGTCCCGGTCGGAGATGGAGCCAGGTGCGGCTGTGCCAGCACTCAGGCTGGAAAGTGCCTTTTCTGAGAGGATAAGACCAGAAGCAG AGAAGAAAAGTCGCAAGAAGAAACCCCCGGTGTCCCCCCCATTGTTGTTAGTCCAGGACTCTGAAACCACAGGCCGACAGATAGAGGACCGTGTGGCCCTGCTCCTCTCTGAGGAAGTGGAATTGTCTAGCACACCACCACTTCCTGCCAGCAGGATTTTAAAGGAAGGGTGGGAAAGAGCGGGCCAGTGTCCTCCTCCACCTGAACGCAAGCAGAGCTTTCTGTGGGAGGGCAGCGCACTGACTGGGGCCTGGGCCATGGAGGCCTTCTACACGGCCAGGCTGGTCCCTCCTCTTGTGCCCCAGCGGCCTGCCCAG GGCCTCATGCAGGAGCCCGTGCCGCCTCTGGTGCCACCTGAGCACTCAGAGCTGGGTGAGCGAAGGTCACCTGCTCTCCACGGCACCCCCACTGCAGGCTGTGGCTCCAGGGGCCCGTCGCCTTCGGCCAGCCAGAGGGAGCACCAGGCCCTGCAGGACCTCGTGGACCTGGCGAGGGAGGGACTGAGCGCCAGCCCGTGGCCCGGCAGTGGGGGCCTGGCTGGCTCGGAAGGGACTGCAG GGTTGGACGTGGTGCCCAGCGGCCTTCCTCTGACTGGGTTTGTGGTGTCATCGCAGGACAAGCACCTGGACAGGGGCGGCCGCACCTCG CTCTCCCTTGGGCTGCTGGTTGCTGACTTTGGCGCCATGGTCAATAACCCACACCTGAGTGACGTCCAGTTCCAGATGGACAGCGGGGAGGTGCTTTACGCCCACAAGTTCGTGCTTTATGCCCGATGCCCACTCCTCATCCAGTAT GTGAACAATGAAGGCTTCTCCGCTGTAGAGGACGGGGTTCTGACCCAGCGTGTCCTGCTGGGTGACGTGAGCACCGAGGCCGCCCGCACGTTCCTGCACTATCTCTACACCGCGGACACTGGCCTTCCTCCTGGCCTTAGCTCTGAGCTGAGCTCCCTGGCCCACAG GTTTGGCGTGAGCGAGCTCGTTCACCTGTGCGAACAGGTGCCTATTGCCACGGACTCAGAGGGCGAACTGTGggagaaggaagcagagcatTGCGAAAGCAGGGCTGAGAATTTCCAGGAACTCTTGAGGTCAATGTGGGCAGATGAAGAGGAGGAAGCGGAGACTTTGTTGAAATCCAAGGACCATGAAGAAGATCAAGAAAACATGAATGAAGCAGAAATGGAAGAAATTTATGAATTTGCAGCTACTCAGCGAAAGCTGCTCCAGGAAGAAAGGGCAGCGGGTGCCGGCGAGGACGCTGACTGGCTGGAGGGTGGCAGTCCGGCTTCTGGGCAGCTCCTAGCAAGTGTCCAGGTGCAGAAACAGTGGGACAAGGTGGAGGAGATGGAGCCAGGAACAGACGAGGCCACCACCACCTGGGAGAAGGTGGGACACTGCACTCTCCCGCCATCCCAGGGCCAGCACTCAGGGGCACGGGGAGCAGAGGCCCCTGAGCAGGAGGTGCCAGAGGAGGCGCTTGGCcattccagctgctccagccctTCCAGGGACTGCCgggcagagagaaaagaaggctCCCTTCCGCACTCAGATGATGCCAGTGATTACGAACAGCTCTTCTCATCAATTCAGGGAGACATCTCAGAGCCGTCCCAAATAACAAGTGAGCCCGAGGAACAAAGTGGCGCTGTCAGGGAAAGGGGGCTGGAGGTTTCTCATCGCCTGGCTCCCTGGCAGTCGTCTCCACCGCACCCGTGCCGCTTCCTACTGGGGCCTCCCCAGGGCAGGAGTCCCCGCGGGTCTCATCACCCTCATCACGTAAGTGGGTCATCCCTGTCGACACCCCGGTCCCGTGGCGGAACTTCCCAGGTGGGCTCCCCAACCTTGCTGTCTCCAGCTGTGCCATCAAAGCAGAAAAAGGACAGGAGCATCCTCACGCTATCTAAAGAGCCAGGGCACCAGAAAGGCAAAGAGCGTCGGTCCGTGCTGGAGTGCAGAAATAAGGGGGTCCTGATGTTCCCAGAAAAATCTCTGTCCATTGACCTAACCCAGTCAAATCCTGACCATTCGAGCTCCAGATCTCAGAAATCTTCATCCAAACTGAACAAAGAAGATGAGGTCATCCTCTTACTGGACTCGGATGAGGAGCTGGAGCTAGAACAAACCAAAATGAAGTCTATTTCTAGTGATCCTCTGGAAGAAAGGAAAGCTCTAGAAATTAGCCCTAGGTCCTGTGAGCTGTTTTCCGTCATTGATGTTGATGCAGATCAGGAACCTTCCCAGAGCCCACCAAGAAGGGAAGCTGTGCTGCAGCAGGAGGATGAGGGGGCGCTGCCGCAGAATCGGGGCTCTTTGGGCAGCAGAGGGGCTCCCTGGCTGTTCTGTGACCGTGAGAGCAGCCCCAGCGAGGCCAGCACCACAGACACCTCGTGGCTGGTGCCCGCCACCCCGCTGGCCAGCAGAAGCCGCGACTGTTCTTCCCAGACCCAAATCAGCAGCCTCAGAAGCGGGCTGGCCGTGCAGGCGGTGACTCAGCACACGCCCAGGGCCTCCGTAGGAAACAGGGAAGGGAACGAAGCCGCACAGAAGTTTTCTGTCATCAGGCCCCAGACACCACCGCCCCAGACACCGTCCTCATGCCTCACTCCTGTCTCTCCAGGAACTTCTGACGGCAGAAGGCAAGGCCACAGAAGCCCTTCCCGTCCGCACCCCGGGGGCCACCCGCACTCCTCTCCGCTGGCTCCACATCCCATTTCAGGGGACCGCGCCCACTTTAGCAGGCGATTCCTGAAACACTCGCAGCCTGAGCCAAGCTTCCTGAACCAGACCACAGCGAGTGAAGTGGTGGAAGTCGGAGACAGTGACGATGAGCAGGAGGTGGCCTCCCATCAGGCCAACAGCAGCCCCCCACTGGACAGTGACCCCCCAATTCCAATTGATGACTGCTGCTGGCACATGGAGCCCCTCTCGCCAATTCCCATTGACCACTGGAACCTGGAGCGGACCGGCCCCCTGAGCACCAGCAGCCCCAGCCGCAGGATGAAGGAGGCCGCCAACAGCCATGACTGTTGCTCCCCGGGACTCCTGGACACCACCCCAATCCGAGGAAGCTGCACTACCCAGAGGAAATTGCAAGAGAAGTCCTCGGGCGCGGGCTCCCCGGGGAACAGCAGGCCGAGCTTTCTGAATTCGGCTCTGTGGGATGTTTGGGATGGGGAAGAGCAGAGGCCTCCAGAGACCCCTCCTCCGGCCCAGATGCTAAGCGCCGGTGGAGCTCAGAAGCCCGAAGGGTTAGAGACACCCA AAGGTGCTAATCGGAAGAAGAACTTGCCCCCCAAAGTGCCCATAACGCCAATGCCACAGTATTCCATTATGGAGACACCGGTGCTGAAGAAGGAACTGGATAG GTTTGGAGTCCGCCCTCTGCCTAAACGCCAGATGGTTCTGAAGCTGAAGGAGATATTCCAGTACACTCACCAGACCCTGGACTCAGACTCCGAGGACGAGAGCCAGTCCTCACAGCCGCTATTGCAGGCACCTCGCTGCCAGACCCTCGCCTCCCAGACCCACAAGCCTTCAAGGGCAGGGGTCCATGCCCAGCAGGAGGCCACCACAGGACCCGGGGCCCATAGGCCCAAAGGACCTGCTAAGACCAAGGGCCCCCGACATCCAAGGAAGCATCATGAAAGCATCACACCCCCAAGCAGGTCGCCCACCAAGGAGGCACCTCCAGGCCTCGATGATGACGCCAAGATCCCAGCCTCTCAAGAATCCGTGGCCACCTCTGTGGATGGCAGTGACAGCTCCTTGAGCTCACAGAG TTCTTCCTCCTGTGAGTTTGGAGCGGCATTTGAGTCTGCAGGTGAAGAGGAGGAGGGCGAGGAGGAGGTCAGTGCCTCACAGGCAGCCATGCAGGCGGCGGACACGGACGAGGCGCTGAGATGCTACATCCGCTCCAAGCCGGCCCTGTACCAGAAGGTGCTGCTGTACCAGCCCTTTGAGCTGGGGGAGCTGCAGGCAGAGCTGAAGCAGAACGGCCTCCGTGTGTCCTCGCGCAGGCTGTTGGACTTCCTTGACACCCACTGTATCACCTTTACCACTGCCGCCACCCGCAGGGAGAAGCTCCAGGGCAGGAGGCGGCAGCCTCGGGGCAAGAAGAAGACGGAGCGGAACTGA